In one window of Dromaius novaehollandiae isolate bDroNov1 chromosome W, bDroNov1.hap1, whole genome shotgun sequence DNA:
- the LOC135324495 gene encoding uncharacterized protein LOC135324495 translates to MGQSLTREQRNHVNVLQKVLKTHGGNISQLSWFSQEGTLNITVWKHTGDELGRRSDDKAKKLLITWQQVFSAFHRLQAVNVAKLLPYAATAGEGTKRLSLKSGPDSEPDDPFDPGPIDPEQEPDLYPPLNAPCCVHLTAPSEPPPPARDGTARQCRLPTTPSTDRPSGKNPSPQGRLAGRDYTGRGRPPPAFFPPSFPLPPSPSSLRLALPPPGAATAEQQEEEHGKSGAGLSLEPQHELRFKEPFADGVTTNLKLGNPTDRSVCFKVKTTAPRRYCVRPNSGIIDAGTSINVSVMLQPLDYDPNE, encoded by the coding sequence atggggcaatctcttacaagagaacagagaaatcatGTGAACgtgttacagaaagttttaaagactcatgggggaaatatctcccagctctcctggttttcGCAGGAGGGAACGTTAAACATTACGGTGTGGAAACATACCGGGGATGAATTGGGGCGGCGGAGTGATGATAAAGCGAAGAAACTTTTAAtaacttggcaacaggtcttttctgccttccaccgcttgcaagcagtaaatgtGGCTAAACTCCtgccctacgcagcaacggcTGGTGAGGGCACCAAAAGGCTCTCGTTAAAATCCGGACCGGATTCCGAGCCTGAcgatccatttgacccagggccgattgatccggaacaggagccggacctctatccacctcttaatgcgccttgctgtgtccatcttacagCCCCTTCGGAACCACCCCCCCCCGCAAGAGACGGGACCGCCCGCCAGTGcagactgcccacaaccccctcCACTGACCGGCCTTCTGGGAAGaatccatcgccccagggccgcttggcggggcgtgactacaccggccgggGACGCCCACCGCCTGCCTTCTTCccgccttccttccccctcccgcccagcccttcctctctccgcctGGCGCTGCCTCCGCCTGGTGCCGCCACAgccgagcagcaggaggaggaacatggcaaaagcggagcaggcctcagcctcgAACCGCAGCACGAGCTCAGATTCAAAGAGCCTTTCGCAGATggtgtcaccacaaacctgaaactcggcaatcctacagatagaagtgtgtgcttcaaagttaagaccacagcaccacgtagatactgtgtaagacctaacagtggaattatcgatgcaggaacatcaattaatgtttctgtgatgctacagcctttggactatgatcctaatgagtaa